One segment of Panicum virgatum strain AP13 chromosome 1K, P.virgatum_v5, whole genome shotgun sequence DNA contains the following:
- the LOC120699972 gene encoding AUGMIN subunit 6-like isoform X2, whose product MATDREKEREAELESAMYTNCLLLGLDPAVLGSPSSPVARVGLFRHSNPRLGEQLLYFLLSSLRGPAQSAKDFDKVWPIFDSAQSREFRKIVQGIISELEQQGALPRSNSRVSSLATCCGPRFVELLWQLSVHALREVHRRTFAADVASNPLPAALTDVSYLHAAALLPVTKARIALERRKFLKNANIAVQRQTTWSNLAHEMTAEFRSLCAEEAYLQQELEKLQDMRNKAKLEGDLWDERISSSSGQNSHLVSKATRLWESILARKGQHEVLASGPIEDLIAHREHRYRISGSQLLAAMDMSPSVPHSELLSARAGEISPILDKQEQISPLFQGKEEALSRPDDRNGRGQQTVDVAEILRRWTHALQRIHKQSLHLAKANDGEGPELLRSASDGETSTHADSLTATLAEHRQHLVSIQGLINQLKEAIPAMQHSIEELSEEVNSISNPMDLLNSRLPLSAGLGRSEESSSEVSEMTSKFSSTHLDRPGGSPALKLPPLFGLTPSSGKGTQAQKQNALIRQPSQEVTSEEKALTVPSNKDQVNGSEHENDGYIAHYIRRSVREAALSKPLTNTERPQDKNSDNGSEHFFIPLSAGAARKEMDAATNRRKQRPGLSSLQMKFPKSTSDLYYNADSPTNTSSVLLSEMNGHDPISAMSFLDPVSGLAHQSFITDDALDQVFSPPLLMESTLFHDADEDLLAPLSEMDTALMEH is encoded by the exons ATGGCGACGGATCGGGAGAAGGAGCGCGAGGCGGAGCTAGAGAGCGCCATGTacaccaactgcctcctcctcggcctcgaTCCCGCCGTCCTcggctccccctcctcccccgtCGCTCGCGTCGGCCTCTTCCGCCACTCGAACCCGCGCCTCGGCGAGCAGCTCCTCTACTTCCTCCTCTCCTCGCTCCGCGGCCCAGCGCAGTCCGCTAAG GACTTCGACAAGGTCTGGCCAATCTTCGACTCTGCTCAGTCCAGGGAGTTCAGGAAG ATCGTGCAAGGGATAATTAGCGAGCTGGAGCAGCAGGGGGCGCTGCCGAGGAGCAATTCCAGGGTCTCGTCACTTGCTACTTGCTGCGGCCCCAG ATTTGTTGAGCTTTTGTGGCAACTCTCTGTACATGCCTTGAGAGAAGTTCACAGGAGAACTTTTGCAGCTGATGTTGCATCAAATCCACTTCCTGCAGCACTAACAGATGTTTCTTATCTTCATGCTGCTGCTTTACTCCCTGTGACCAAG GCAAGGATAGCTCTGGAGAGGCGTAAATTTCTGAAAAATGCAAACATAGCTGTCCAGAGGCAAACAACATGGTCAAATTTGGCCCATGAAATGACCGCTGAGTTCCGAAGTCTATGTGCTGAAGAG GCTTATTTGCAGCAAGAGTTAGAGAAACTACAAGATATGAGAAACAAAGCAAAACTTGAAGGTGACCTGTGGGATGAACGGATCTCAAGCTCATCTGGGCAGAATTCTCATTTGGTTTCTAAGGCAACTCGTCTTTGGGAATCGATATTGGCTCGCAAAG GCCAACATGAGGTTTTAGCTTCTGGACCAATTGAAGATCTTATAGCACATAGGGAGCACAG ATACCGGATATCTGGATCTCAGTTACTAGCAGCCATGGATATGAGTCCAAGTGTTCCGCATTCTGAGTTATTATCAGCTCGAGCTGGTGAAATTTCTCCTATTTTGGACAAGCAAGAACAGATTTCTCCGCTATTCCAAGGGAAGGAAGAAGCCCTTTCAAGGCCAGATGATAGGAACGGACGTGGTCAACAAACTGTTGATGTAGCTGAAATTCTCCGCCGTTGGACTCATGCTTTACAGCGTATTCATAAACAGTCTCTTCATTTG GCCAAAGCAAATGATGGAGAGGGGCCAGAATTACTGAGGAGTGCATCTGATGGAGAGACCAGTACTCATGCTGACTCGTTAACTGCAACGTTAGCTGAACATCGCCAGCATTTAGTCAGTATACAG GGTCTAATTAATCAACTAAAGGAAGCTATTCCAGCAATGCAGCATTCAATAGAAGAACTCTCAGAAGAAGTGAACAGTATCAGTAACCCAATGGATCTTTTGAATTCCAGACTACCGCTTTCTGCCGGCCTTGGAAGATCAGAA GAAAGCAGCAGTGAAGTTTCAGAGATGACCTCTAAGTTCTCTTCTACACACCTGGACAGGCCTGGGGGCAGTCCTGCTCTAAAGCTACCTCCATTATTTGGCCTAACTCCAAGTTCTGGAAAAGGAACACAGGCGCAAAAACAGAATGCTCTAATACGCCAACCAAGCCAGGAGGTCACATCGGAAGAGAAAGCACTTACCGTCCcctcaaataaagatcaagtgAATGGCTCAGAGCATG AAAATGATGGCTATATTGCTCATTACATTAGACGGTCTGTTCGTGAAGCTGCTCTGTCAAAGCCATTGACGAATACAGAGAGGCCACAAGATAAAAATAGTGACAATGGTTCAGAGCACTTCTTCATTCCGCTGTCAGCAGGTGCTGCAAGGAAGGAGATGGATGCAGCAACAAATCGACGGAAACAAAGACCAGGTTTATCGTCACTTCAGATGAAGTTCCCAAAGAGCACTAGTGACCTTTACTACAATGCAGACAGCCCAACAAACACAAGTTCAGTTCTGTTAAGTGAAATGAATGGACATGATCCTATCAGCGCCATGAGCTTTCTTGACCCGGTCAGTGGTCTGGCACATCAGTCATTTATCACTGATGATGCTCTTGATCAAGTATTCTCCCCTCCTCTGTTGATGGAATCTACGTTGTTCCATGATGCAGATGAGGACCTGCTCG CACCACTGTCAGAGATGGATACAGCATTAATGGAACATTAG
- the LOC120699972 gene encoding AUGMIN subunit 6-like isoform X1, with protein sequence MATDREKEREAELESAMYTNCLLLGLDPAVLGSPSSPVARVGLFRHSNPRLGEQLLYFLLSSLRGPAQSAKDFDKVWPIFDSAQSREFRKIVQGIISELEQQGALPRSNSRVSSLATCCGPRFVELLWQLSVHALREVHRRTFAADVASNPLPAALTDVSYLHAAALLPVTKARIALERRKFLKNANIAVQRQTTWSNLAHEMTAEFRSLCAEEAYLQQELEKLQDMRNKAKLEGDLWDERISSSSGQNSHLVSKATRLWESILARKGQHEVLASGPIEDLIAHREHRYRISGSQLLAAMDMSPSVPHSELLSARAGEISPILDKQEQISPLFQGKEEALSRPDDRNGRGQQTVDVAEILRRWTHALQRIHKQSLHLAKANDGEGPELLRSASDGETSTHADSLTATLAEHRQHLVSIQGLINQLKEAIPAMQHSIEELSEEVNSISNPMDLLNSRLPLSAGLGRSEQESSSEVSEMTSKFSSTHLDRPGGSPALKLPPLFGLTPSSGKGTQAQKQNALIRQPSQEVTSEEKALTVPSNKDQVNGSEHENDGYIAHYIRRSVREAALSKPLTNTERPQDKNSDNGSEHFFIPLSAGAARKEMDAATNRRKQRPGLSSLQMKFPKSTSDLYYNADSPTNTSSVLLSEMNGHDPISAMSFLDPVSGLAHQSFITDDALDQVFSPPLLMESTLFHDADEDLLAPLSEMDTALMEH encoded by the exons ATGGCGACGGATCGGGAGAAGGAGCGCGAGGCGGAGCTAGAGAGCGCCATGTacaccaactgcctcctcctcggcctcgaTCCCGCCGTCCTcggctccccctcctcccccgtCGCTCGCGTCGGCCTCTTCCGCCACTCGAACCCGCGCCTCGGCGAGCAGCTCCTCTACTTCCTCCTCTCCTCGCTCCGCGGCCCAGCGCAGTCCGCTAAG GACTTCGACAAGGTCTGGCCAATCTTCGACTCTGCTCAGTCCAGGGAGTTCAGGAAG ATCGTGCAAGGGATAATTAGCGAGCTGGAGCAGCAGGGGGCGCTGCCGAGGAGCAATTCCAGGGTCTCGTCACTTGCTACTTGCTGCGGCCCCAG ATTTGTTGAGCTTTTGTGGCAACTCTCTGTACATGCCTTGAGAGAAGTTCACAGGAGAACTTTTGCAGCTGATGTTGCATCAAATCCACTTCCTGCAGCACTAACAGATGTTTCTTATCTTCATGCTGCTGCTTTACTCCCTGTGACCAAG GCAAGGATAGCTCTGGAGAGGCGTAAATTTCTGAAAAATGCAAACATAGCTGTCCAGAGGCAAACAACATGGTCAAATTTGGCCCATGAAATGACCGCTGAGTTCCGAAGTCTATGTGCTGAAGAG GCTTATTTGCAGCAAGAGTTAGAGAAACTACAAGATATGAGAAACAAAGCAAAACTTGAAGGTGACCTGTGGGATGAACGGATCTCAAGCTCATCTGGGCAGAATTCTCATTTGGTTTCTAAGGCAACTCGTCTTTGGGAATCGATATTGGCTCGCAAAG GCCAACATGAGGTTTTAGCTTCTGGACCAATTGAAGATCTTATAGCACATAGGGAGCACAG ATACCGGATATCTGGATCTCAGTTACTAGCAGCCATGGATATGAGTCCAAGTGTTCCGCATTCTGAGTTATTATCAGCTCGAGCTGGTGAAATTTCTCCTATTTTGGACAAGCAAGAACAGATTTCTCCGCTATTCCAAGGGAAGGAAGAAGCCCTTTCAAGGCCAGATGATAGGAACGGACGTGGTCAACAAACTGTTGATGTAGCTGAAATTCTCCGCCGTTGGACTCATGCTTTACAGCGTATTCATAAACAGTCTCTTCATTTG GCCAAAGCAAATGATGGAGAGGGGCCAGAATTACTGAGGAGTGCATCTGATGGAGAGACCAGTACTCATGCTGACTCGTTAACTGCAACGTTAGCTGAACATCGCCAGCATTTAGTCAGTATACAG GGTCTAATTAATCAACTAAAGGAAGCTATTCCAGCAATGCAGCATTCAATAGAAGAACTCTCAGAAGAAGTGAACAGTATCAGTAACCCAATGGATCTTTTGAATTCCAGACTACCGCTTTCTGCCGGCCTTGGAAGATCAGAA CAGGAAAGCAGCAGTGAAGTTTCAGAGATGACCTCTAAGTTCTCTTCTACACACCTGGACAGGCCTGGGGGCAGTCCTGCTCTAAAGCTACCTCCATTATTTGGCCTAACTCCAAGTTCTGGAAAAGGAACACAGGCGCAAAAACAGAATGCTCTAATACGCCAACCAAGCCAGGAGGTCACATCGGAAGAGAAAGCACTTACCGTCCcctcaaataaagatcaagtgAATGGCTCAGAGCATG AAAATGATGGCTATATTGCTCATTACATTAGACGGTCTGTTCGTGAAGCTGCTCTGTCAAAGCCATTGACGAATACAGAGAGGCCACAAGATAAAAATAGTGACAATGGTTCAGAGCACTTCTTCATTCCGCTGTCAGCAGGTGCTGCAAGGAAGGAGATGGATGCAGCAACAAATCGACGGAAACAAAGACCAGGTTTATCGTCACTTCAGATGAAGTTCCCAAAGAGCACTAGTGACCTTTACTACAATGCAGACAGCCCAACAAACACAAGTTCAGTTCTGTTAAGTGAAATGAATGGACATGATCCTATCAGCGCCATGAGCTTTCTTGACCCGGTCAGTGGTCTGGCACATCAGTCATTTATCACTGATGATGCTCTTGATCAAGTATTCTCCCCTCCTCTGTTGATGGAATCTACGTTGTTCCATGATGCAGATGAGGACCTGCTCG CACCACTGTCAGAGATGGATACAGCATTAATGGAACATTAG